DNA sequence from the Neisseria mucosa genome:
AGAAAGATATGAAAAAAGGGGAGCAGATTAAGCCGCATGATCATCCGGGTTTTAAAACGTTGATTTTTGCCGTTGGAAAAGGCAGCTTTGACGTGACGCTGAATCAGACTGAAAAACATACTGTCGGCGCAGGCTCTGTGCTGCGATTTGGCGGCGATGCAGTGATTGAGGCAGTTGCAACCGAAGATGCGGATGTGGCAATTACTTTGATTAAGTAAACCGATGGATGATAAAAGGCCGTCTGAAAAATGATGTTTCAGACGGCCTGGTTTATTCAGATGACCGTTGCCATTAAGCGCAAATCAAATAGATGAAGCCGGAGCCGAAGATATCTGCCAAGGCGTGAATCAGGAAAAACGGCAGCAGGTTTTTGACTTTGTATTTGTAGAAGAAGTAGTACATCAAGCCGAAAACAACGCCAATAACGGTCGCCCAAAGCATGCCTTGGTAAGTATGGAAGGAGACACGCACCAAGGTCGAATAGGCCAATGCCTGCCATTTGTATTTGTCTTCCACGCAGGTCAAGAGGCCGAGGAAACAGAATTCCTCATAAAAGCCGTTTAAAAGGCCGTAGAGGATGGCCATCGGTGCAAGGGCGGCAAATTTGTCGAAGATGGATAATGGTTTGATGTATTGGAAGATTTCAGTGGTAAAGTAATTGTAGCCGCCGCTTAATGAAGTTACCGCATCGGCGGTTAAGCCCATCAGGATAAAAATCACAGGTGTCCAAAACAACACGCCTAAATTAAAACGAATCGGCAATTGTTTGAAGTCGAAACGGCGGATAATGAGGTAAATCAGAGCAATAGCAAGCAGCGTCAACTGCAGGCTCATGTTTTCCGAATAAGCCACGCCGGTTACCGCAGTATCGCGCGCCTCTTCGGCAACGGCGGCCGTTTCCACTTGCGGCATCAGGCTGGCGATATAAAGTTGGGTGGAGCGGTAGGCAAATTGACCGAACAGGATGACGGTTACAATCAGCATATCAAACCAGCGTAGATGGCGCAAAGGCTCTTTGGGGCGGATGGCGGCGAGTATGCTCATATTCTCCTCTTTAATCTAATAAATAGCGGTGCGCAATAGTTACATAAATATACAAAAATCGTCAACAATTATCACAATAAAACATGAATTAAAAATCAGGCTGTTTCAGACAGCCTGAAGTGCTCCCCAAATGCCGTATTTTCTAAAGGGTTTATCTTCAAAAATATGGCATAATCACTTTATTGCAAACCAAGGAATCTTATCGTGAGTATTTCTCTGTCCCAATATCTGCTCTACCTGCAATACATGTTGGCAGGTATCGCCATGACTGTTGTTTTCGGTGCCGTATATCTGCGGATTACACCCGTTGAAGAATTGCGCCTGATTAAAAACGGCAACCTTGCCTGCGCCTTGTCGTTTGGCGGTGCTTTGGTCGGTTTCTGTCTGACACTGGCGTCAAGTATTGCCCACAGTGTCAGCTTCATAGATTTTATCCTGTGGGCCCTTGCCGCAGCCGTAATTCAGATTTTTGTCTATTTCGCCGCCACCATGATGATTAAAGGCGCTACCGCAGAACTCATCGGCAACAATGTTGCCGTCGGCGCGTTGTTTAGCGCAGTATCCATTTCGATTGGTATTTTGAACGCTGCTTGTTTGACTTGATGTTAATGGTTGGTTGGATAGCAAAAGATGTGCTGATCCTGACTCCTGTCTAGAAAAATTATCGGTAGATTTTTTTGACTGATAAGGTCTTATGTCTGATGGTATTGGCGTTATAGTGAAATTCTGAAAGCATCAAAAAATTCAGACGGCCTGTTATATACAAGGCCGTCTGAAACATTTTAACTACTTAAACTCATCAAATTAGAAAGAGTATTGCAATCTTACGCCCGCTTCGTGGGTGTGGTTTTTAGGTTCTATAGATCCCAATCCATATGAGTCATACTCTTCCGTAACGGTAAGGTTCGATTCTTTAACTTTCCAGCCGCGATAGAATGGAGCGAGGCTGATTTTGGAGCCGTTAGCGAATTTTTTAGATATAGGCACTTCAACCTCGATACCTTGTCCGCCGCCTTGTTTCATTCGGGTTTCTACCTGGTCGGGTTCGTAAGAATATTGGCGGCCTTTCACGGCACGATTGTAGGCAATGCGGGGAGATATCTCAAAGTTTGCAGGAAGGGCGATATTTACTCCGGTATTGATTTGCGCATATGTAGTTCGGTTTTTGCGGTCATAATCATTAGGATCAATGCGGCTGCTTAAGTCCCTCAGAACGCGGTGTCCCAAGCCGGCTCCGGCAGTAATGCTAAAGCGATCGTTAATCGGGAGTGTATATTCGTATAAGGCACGGATATCGTATGCGCGGCGTGGTGCATTTTTGAGTGTGGCTGAGCCATAACTTGCTGAATCGTCGATATAATCCTCAGTTATATATTGTACGCTTCCTGTGTAATCTGTTTTACCGCGCGAATAACGGCCTTCTAATTTTGCCGCATGGCGATCGTTGAAACGGTATTTTACGCCGGCATTAATAGACCATAAGTTGCCTTTTTGCTGCATTAAGCGACTACCATCTTTTTCGTATTCGCGATAGGTCTCGTTGTAATATTCGCTACCAACGGTAAATTCAACAGGGCGGGCAGCCTGTGTACTTACGGTAGCAGAGAGTACTAACACAGCAAAACAGAAATGAGCAGAATTTTTCATATAAATTCCTTTTACTTTATGAAAGCCAATGTGATAATTTGAAAATACAGCATGATGAATTTCTAGGATTTGATAAATATTAACAGGTGTAGTGAACGCTTGGTATGGTGTTTAATGATTTTCTACCTGTATTTGTCTTTTTTATGATATAGCGCAGGTAAAAGCAGAAAAATAGTGTAAAACAGAGTCTGCATGAATTTTAATGATATGTTAATGTTTCTGGGTCGGCTAGTGGGTTTAACACTAAAAATAGATAGAGCAACCCACTCTATTCCCAGGCATAAAGACATTTTGAATGTTAATATCGTATGACATTCTATTTATATAAAATAAGCGATATGACCGACTAGGCAAATTGACCTGACAGCCTATAAGTTATCCCTTCTTCTTCAAATAAGGAACTGCGATGTTCAACTTTATCAAGAAACAGTTTATCGACGTCATTCAATGGCCGAATCCCGACGACAGCCTGTTGATGTGGCGTTTTCCGATTGCCGATGAGGAGATCCAAAACGGTGCGAGCCTGACTGTGCGTGAGGCGCAGATGGCGATGTTTGTCGATGAAGGCGTAACCGCCGACGTGTTTGGGCCGGGGCGTTACACGCTCAATACGCAAACGTTGCCAGTACTGACCAACTTGAAAAACTGGGACAAGCTTTTTGAATCCCCGTTTAAATCGGATGTTTACTTTTTCAATACCAAACAACAGCTCGCACGTAAATGGGGGACGTCCCAACCAGTTACCGTGCGCGATGCCGAGTTTGGCGCGGTGCAACTGCGTTCGTTCGGTATGTATTCTTACCGCATCAGCGATCCGGCAAAATTCTTCAAAGAAGTCAGCGGTGTGGCGGCGCAATACAGCGGCGTAGATTTGGAAAACCAGCTGCGCAATATTGCAGTCACTCAACTGGCTGCTGCGTTTGGCAGCTCCGGTATTCCGTTTTTGGATATGGCGGCAAACCAAGTTTTGTTGTCGCAAAAAATCGGCGAATTGCTCGGTGCAGAATTTGCCAAGCTGGGTTTGGCGCTGGAAAACTTTACGGTTGAAAGCATTTCCTTGCCTGCTTCTATCCAGGCTGCGTTGGATAAGAAAATTTCGATGGGCGTTATCGGCGATTTGGGTCGCTACACCCAATATCAAACCGCCGAATCCATCCCGCTTGCGGCACAAAATGAAGGCGGACTTGCCGGAATCGGTGCAGGTTTGGGCGTGGGTGCCGGTATTGGTCAGGCGATGGCGGGTGCCATGTCTGGCATGATGCAGCCGAATGTGCAACAGGCTCAACAAAATGCTCAGCCGGTTGCCGAGGATCCGCAGGCGAAATTGGTGAAACTTAAGTCTTTGCTCGATAGCGGTTTGATTTCGCAAGAAGATTTTGACAAAGCCAAGGCTGAAGTGTTGAAACAGCTGATTGGTTGATCAATTGAAGGCCGTCTGAAAAATATCATTCAAAAGAAGCATTGAGCTGCTTCTGTGGAAAAGGTTTCAGACGGCCTTTCAAATGATTTGATTAAGCCTGTCCGACTTCAAAAACGTTAAGGCCGTCTGAAACATCCCAACCCATTCTGAAAAAGCAAACCCATGTCTCAAACTCCTTTCTTTAAAACCGACTGCCCAAGCTGCGGCGCACCTGTCGAAGCGCATTCTGCTTCCGCCGTGACGCTGGTGTGCGGCTATTGCAACAGCATGCTGGTGCGGCAAGATAACGGCGTTGTCGACTCCGGCCGCGATTCCGCGTTGCTGGAAGATTTTAGTCCGCTGCAAATCGGAACCAGCGGCACATTTGTCGCACAACGCTTTACCTTGGTCGGACGGCTTCAGGTGCAATACGACGATGGTGCGTGGAATGAATGGTATGCGCTGTTTGACGACGGCAGGGCCGGTTGGCTTTCTGAGGCGGGCGATTTGTATGTGATGACCATGCCGGTCGAAATCGATAATCCGCCGAGATTTGAAGACACGCGAGCCGGGTTTAGCGAGC
Encoded proteins:
- a CDS encoding CPBP family glutamic-type intramembrane protease, with protein sequence MSILAAIRPKEPLRHLRWFDMLIVTVILFGQFAYRSTQLYIASLMPQVETAAVAEEARDTAVTGVAYSENMSLQLTLLAIALIYLIIRRFDFKQLPIRFNLGVLFWTPVIFILMGLTADAVTSLSGGYNYFTTEIFQYIKPLSIFDKFAALAPMAILYGLLNGFYEEFCFLGLLTCVEDKYKWQALAYSTLVRVSFHTYQGMLWATVIGVVFGLMYYFFYKYKVKNLLPFFLIHALADIFGSGFIYLICA
- a CDS encoding DUF350 domain-containing protein; its protein translation is MSISLSQYLLYLQYMLAGIAMTVVFGAVYLRITPVEELRLIKNGNLACALSFGGALVGFCLTLASSIAHSVSFIDFILWALAAAVIQIFVYFAATMMIKGATAELIGNNVAVGALFSAVSISIGILNAACLT
- a CDS encoding outer membrane beta-barrel protein — its product is MKNSAHFCFAVLVLSATVSTQAARPVEFTVGSEYYNETYREYEKDGSRLMQQKGNLWSINAGVKYRFNDRHAAKLEGRYSRGKTDYTGSVQYITEDYIDDSASYGSATLKNAPRRAYDIRALYEYTLPINDRFSITAGAGLGHRVLRDLSSRIDPNDYDRKNRTTYAQINTGVNIALPANFEISPRIAYNRAVKGRQYSYEPDQVETRMKQGGGQGIEVEVPISKKFANGSKISLAPFYRGWKVKESNLTVTEEYDSYGLGSIEPKNHTHEAGVRLQYSF
- a CDS encoding SPFH domain-containing protein — encoded protein: MFNFIKKQFIDVIQWPNPDDSLLMWRFPIADEEIQNGASLTVREAQMAMFVDEGVTADVFGPGRYTLNTQTLPVLTNLKNWDKLFESPFKSDVYFFNTKQQLARKWGTSQPVTVRDAEFGAVQLRSFGMYSYRISDPAKFFKEVSGVAAQYSGVDLENQLRNIAVTQLAAAFGSSGIPFLDMAANQVLLSQKIGELLGAEFAKLGLALENFTVESISLPASIQAALDKKISMGVIGDLGRYTQYQTAESIPLAAQNEGGLAGIGAGLGVGAGIGQAMAGAMSGMMQPNVQQAQQNAQPVAEDPQAKLVKLKSLLDSGLISQEDFDKAKAEVLKQLIG